One stretch of Corynebacterium auriscanis DNA includes these proteins:
- a CDS encoding DDE-type integrase/transposase/recombinase, protein MGRAYRACGPNRLWVADITYVRTRKGFVYATFVTDVFSRRIVGWALSDSMRTEALPLQALNQPIVCAKKTTGLVHHSDHGSQYVSIIYNERLAEHGTIASTGTAGDCYDNTLAENVNGSYNNELIHTRL, encoded by the coding sequence GTGGGTCGTGCGTATCGAGCCTGTGGGCCAAATCGGCTATGGGTGGCAGACATTACCTATGTGCGCACCAGAAAAGGGTTCGTGTACGCCACCTTCGTGACTGATGTGTTCTCCCGTAGGATCGTCGGCTGGGCGTTGTCTGATTCGATGCGCACCGAAGCGTTGCCGTTGCAAGCACTCAATCAGCCCATTGTGTGCGCCAAGAAGACCACCGGTCTAGTTCACCACTCGGATCACGGCTCGCAATATGTGAGCATTATCTACAATGAGCGTCTTGCTGAGCATGGAACTATCGCGTCGACCGGCACTGCTGGTGACTGTTATGACAATACACTGGCTGAAAACGTCAACGGTTCCTACAACAACGAACTGATTCATACCAGGTTGTAG
- a CDS encoding IS3 family transposase, with amino-acid sequence MIQLIDKHRNHFTVEFICTTLNTHRVGGFLTYRGYRQSKTRGISVHSLRDATLVERMTEIHKQNYGVYGIRTMWHALRREGIDIGHEQTARLMRLAGVSGTKVKAGLP; translated from the coding sequence ATGATCCAGCTCATCGATAAACACCGGAATCATTTCACCGTCGAGTTCATCTGCACGACGTTAAACACCCACCGTGTTGGCGGTTTCCTTACCTATCGTGGGTACCGCCAATCTAAGACTCGGGGAATAAGTGTCCATAGCCTTCGCGACGCCACCCTAGTAGAGCGCATGACCGAAATTCATAAACAAAACTACGGTGTCTACGGAATTCGCACAATGTGGCACGCGCTGCGCCGTGAAGGAATCGACATTGGACATGAACAGACCGCGCGTCTGATGCGCCTTGCAGGTGTGTCTGGCACAAAGGTAAAAGCCGGTCTCCCATGA
- a CDS encoding magnesium and cobalt transport protein CorA — protein MTNNRANDPRRNSRAARLRKLERPQASNGNARRDEVASMKKTATTKATALSDGVGTPSKRPTVPGARKVSLSRLTRSTKKPKAGLTVPVQRAVDHCRVIIDGEAKPGEYTMLAARREVEELGQGFVWLSLNQPDEFQMDRVAEEFDIHPLIVEDVIVAHQRPKIERYDDQLFFVVRDVHYVEEEQVTNTREIISTGEVQMIIGHDFIVTIRHNSEPIEPLQHLANEPELRDMGPIALAWKVADLMVDEYARIAQLLSEEVDLLEEEVFTPGRPIDIEHIYMYKREIVEMRHATEPLLPALKALSTDHKDKVNKLLRSYFRDVLDHAITATQRVEGFDSRLTSLIDASVAKITLQQNQDMRTISAVVGMAAVPTLIAGIYGMNFDNMPELHMQYGYPVTLLVILLAVLLMYAWFKKNHWL, from the coding sequence ATGACGAATAACAGAGCCAATGACCCACGTCGAAATAGTCGAGCAGCCCGTTTGCGCAAACTTGAACGCCCCCAGGCTTCCAATGGGAATGCGCGTCGGGACGAGGTGGCGTCGATGAAAAAGACGGCCACTACAAAAGCAACAGCCCTCAGCGATGGCGTGGGCACCCCCAGTAAGCGCCCCACAGTGCCCGGCGCCCGCAAAGTGAGCCTCTCGCGCCTGACCCGGTCCACGAAGAAACCCAAGGCCGGTCTCACCGTACCCGTGCAGCGCGCCGTCGATCACTGTCGCGTGATTATCGATGGTGAGGCCAAGCCAGGGGAGTACACCATGCTGGCGGCTCGGCGAGAGGTGGAAGAACTAGGGCAGGGATTCGTATGGCTGAGCCTCAATCAACCAGATGAGTTTCAGATGGATCGTGTGGCGGAAGAATTCGACATACATCCACTGATCGTCGAGGACGTCATTGTGGCCCACCAACGCCCCAAGATTGAACGCTACGATGACCAACTGTTCTTCGTCGTGCGCGACGTGCACTACGTAGAGGAAGAGCAAGTCACCAACACCCGCGAAATCATTAGCACGGGTGAGGTTCAGATGATCATCGGCCACGACTTCATCGTGACCATCCGCCACAACTCGGAACCCATCGAACCGTTGCAGCACCTCGCCAACGAACCCGAATTGCGCGACATGGGCCCCATTGCGCTGGCCTGGAAAGTCGCCGACCTCATGGTCGATGAGTACGCCCGCATTGCGCAGTTGTTGAGCGAGGAAGTCGATCTGCTGGAGGAAGAAGTCTTCACCCCAGGCCGCCCCATCGATATTGAGCACATTTACATGTATAAACGGGAAATCGTGGAAATGCGCCACGCCACAGAGCCGTTACTGCCCGCCCTCAAGGCGCTGTCCACTGATCACAAGGACAAAGTCAACAAGCTACTGCGAAGCTACTTCCGCGATGTGCTGGACCACGCGATCACCGCAACCCAGCGCGTGGAGGGTTTCGATTCCCGCCTGACCTCGCTGATTGATGCATCCGTGGCAAAGATCACCCTGCAGCAAAACCAAGATATGCGCACCATCTCGGCTGTGGTTGGAATGGCGGCCGTCCCCACGCTCATCGCCGGCATTTACGGCATGAACTTTGACAATATGCCGGAGCTGCACATGCAATACGGCTACCCCGTCACGCTCCTGGTCATTTTGCTGGCTGTGCTCCTGATGTACGCCTGGTTTAAGAAGAACCACTGGCTGTAG